CCACGACATCGGGATGCGCCGGGGCAAACCTTTTGTCAAGGTCAACTGCGCCAGTCTGACCGAATCGCTCCTGGAAAGTGAGCTGTTCGGCCACGTCAAGGGCGCCTTCACCGGGGCCTACAAAGACCGGGCCGGCCGTTTCGAAAAGGCGCACCGGGGGGATATCTTTCTCGACGAGATCGGCGACATGCCCCTGTCGACCCAGGTGAAACTTTTGCGGGTCTTGGAGGAAAAGACGGTGGAGCGCGTGGGCGACAGCACCCCCATCCCCGTGGATGTGCGCATCATCTCGGCATCCAACAAGGATCTCCTGCAGCTGGTGGAAGCGGGCGCTTTCAGGAAGGATTTTTACTTCCGGATCAACGTGATCCCGATTCATCTGCCCCTTCTGAGCCAGCGTATCGAGGACATCCCGCTCCTGGCGGAGGCGTTTTTCAGAAAGATGCTGCTCAAGAGCGGGAAAAAGATCGAAGGCATCAGTCAGGAGGCCATGGACGCCCTCATGCACTACTCCTGGCCGGGCAATGTCCGGGAGCTTCGGAGCGCTTTCGAATATGCCTTTGTGACCTGCCAGGAATCCATGATACGGCCGTTTCATTTTCCCACGGTGGTCTACCGACCCCGCTCCCCCAGGAAGACGGCGGTGCGGAAGCCGTCGGTCAGCCCACACGAATTGGAGAAACTGGAATTGGTCGACGCTTTGGAAAGGGCCGGGGGCAACAAGTCCAAGGCTGCAACATATTTAGGCGTTTCGCGGGTGACCGTGTGGAACCGCATGAAGCGTTTCGGCGTGGACACCACCCAGCAGGTGAAAATGAAAAAAGGCGGCACATCCAGTAAGGAATAACGGATGAACACAGGCAATAGCTCTATTACCAACATCGCCCTGGTGGGCGGCGGAACCTACTGCAAGGAAGTTATCGAAAAAACCAGCCAGGGGTATGTGGACAACCAGATTCGGTCGCACATCGTGGCCGTGGCCGACCCCGACCCTGAAACGCCGGGGATGGTGCTGGCCCGGAAAAGGGGCCTGAAAACCGAAACCGACTACACCGTTCTCTACCGTCCCGAAAACCACATCGACCTCATCATTATCCTGACACCGGACCGCAGCGTTTTGGAAGATGTCCTGGGGACCAGACCCGAAACCATCCGGGTCATGGCTTATCACACCTTCGAGCTTTTCTGGAAGGCCATCCGTGTGCAGGAAAGGGGGTTGCGGCGGCGCAAGGAGGAGCTGGAGACCATTTTGAACGGTATCCAGGACCTGATCGTCGTCTTTACGCCTGACAGGGAGATCGTGGATGCCAACGAGAGCTTCATGGCCAAAATGGGTTTTACCCGTGAGGAGCTTTTGGGGAAAAAATGCGTCGAGGTGTATCGCCGGGGAGGCCCCCCCTGCCTGGTGGGTGACCTGGCCTGCCCTCTGAACACGGTCGTCCGGGAAAAAAGGCCCAGCATACGCGTGTTGAACCGGTTGAATCGCAAGGGCGAGCAGCGTTATTTCGAGGTCGCCATCTATCCCATCTGGGAGGAGGACGGCCGCATTTCCAAATTCATCGAAATCAGCCGCGACATTACGGAGCGCAAGAAAGAGGAGGAGGAAATCACCAGGCGCCTGGAGCAGATGGTGGAGGAAAGGACCAGGCAACTGAAGGAAACCCACGCCAAACTCATTCAGCAGGACAAGATGGCCAGCCTGGGAAAGCTTTCCGCATCGGTGGTTCACGAAATCAACAATCCCAATGCCGGCATCCTGAACCTCACCATGCTGATGAAGCGCATCATTCATGAGGGGCCGATGCAGGGCCGGGACATCGAGGCGTTTAAACGCTATCTGGATCTGATCGAGTCGGAGACCAAACGCATCAGCCGCATCGTTTCCAACCTGCTTTCCTTTTCGCGCCAGTCCAAAATGGAG
This is a stretch of genomic DNA from Deltaproteobacteria bacterium. It encodes these proteins:
- a CDS encoding PAS domain-containing protein → MNTGNSSITNIALVGGGTYCKEVIEKTSQGYVDNQIRSHIVAVADPDPETPGMVLARKRGLKTETDYTVLYRPENHIDLIIILTPDRSVLEDVLGTRPETIRVMAYHTFELFWKAIRVQERGLRRRKEELETILNGIQDLIVVFTPDREIVDANESFMAKMGFTREELLGKKCVEVYRRGGPPCLVGDLACPLNTVVREKRPSIRVLNRLNRKGEQRYFEVAIYPIWEEDGRISKFIEISRDITERKKEEEEITRRLEQMVEERTRQLKETHAKLIQQDKMASLGKLSASVVHEINNPNAGILNLTMLMKRIIHEGPMQGRDIEAFKRYLDLIESETKRISRIVSNLLSFSRQSKMEMKPLSLNRLVEKVLLLNSNLLKLNDIVVEKELDPALPDVNGSEDQLQQVCMNCVSNAVEAMEGFNGGTLTIATVYLPENDRVRLVFSDTGVGIDEESKLNLFEPFYTTKKKGKGVGLGLSVAYGIIEEHKGSISVVSQPGQGAVFSIELPVQ
- a CDS encoding sigma 54-interacting transcriptional regulator; the protein is MFNHELDIYWKTVVNTIRDGIMIVNTQGAIVSVNRAFETITGYDREELIGRPCTVLNCDICKSARSNDNGHWCTLFESGNIKKRKCVIRTKGGRRIHALKNASILKDNEGNTIGAVETVTDITEIIEKDSQLEAFRRELRSKDGFHGLIGSSPAMRQVYDLIENAADSDAPVIIHGESGTGKELVSKAIHDIGMRRGKPFVKVNCASLTESLLESELFGHVKGAFTGAYKDRAGRFEKAHRGDIFLDEIGDMPLSTQVKLLRVLEEKTVERVGDSTPIPVDVRIISASNKDLLQLVEAGAFRKDFYFRINVIPIHLPLLSQRIEDIPLLAEAFFRKMLLKSGKKIEGISQEAMDALMHYSWPGNVRELRSAFEYAFVTCQESMIRPFHFPTVVYRPRSPRKTAVRKPSVSPHELEKLELVDALERAGGNKSKAATYLGVSRVTVWNRMKRFGVDTTQQVKMKKGGTSSKE